The nucleotide window GCGGAACGGCCACGGCGTCCAAACCCGGTACTCAGGTGTTTGAGCCCGATGATGCGAATTTGTTTGCCATGGTAACTCTTACCAAGATTGATATATAACCCAAGGAGGCTCCCTCATGGATTTTGAAATTGTTGATCTGAATGCCATTGAAATTATGGATTCCCGAGGCAATCCCACGGTGGAAGTCGAATGCACACTGTCTTGCGGCATCAAAGCGCGGGCTGGGGTTCCCTCCGGTGCATCCACTGGTGTTCACGAAGCCCTGGAGCTGCGTGACGGCGATAAGAAGCGTTTTGGCGGAAAAGGCGTGTTGAAAGCTGTGAATAACGTCAACGAGATCATTGCACCGGAACTCATCGGTGCCGATTGCCGTGAGCAGGCTGCTATTGATCTGGAAATGCTTGAGCTCGACGGAACGCCCAATAAATCCAAGCTGGGTGCCAACGCTATTCTCGGGGTCTCGTTGGCTGTTGCTCGTGCGGGTTCGCATGTTTGCGACCTGCCCTTATTCGCCTATCTTGGCGGCTCATGCGCGAATAGTTTGCCCGTGCCGAATATGAATATCATGAACGGCGGCTGCCATGCCAACTGGCAGGGCGCTGATTTTCAGGAATTTATGATCGCTCCGTATGGAGCGTCTTCATTTCGTGAATCTTTTGAGTGGGGTTGTGAAGTCTACCACGCACTCAAAGCGTTGCTCAAAGACAAAGGCATGTCCGTCGGTGTCGGCGATGAAGGAGGATTTGCTCCTCAAGTGTCGTCCAACCGCGAACCGCTTGACCTCATCGTTAAAGCGATCGAGCAAGCCGGTCTCAAAGCTGGTCCCGATGTCGGTATTGCTGCCGACCCTGCCTCCACCGAGTTCTATAAGAATGGTAAGTACGTG belongs to Desulfovibrio inopinatus DSM 10711 and includes:
- the eno gene encoding phosphopyruvate hydratase is translated as MDFEIVDLNAIEIMDSRGNPTVEVECTLSCGIKARAGVPSGASTGVHEALELRDGDKKRFGGKGVLKAVNNVNEIIAPELIGADCREQAAIDLEMLELDGTPNKSKLGANAILGVSLAVARAGSHVCDLPLFAYLGGSCANSLPVPNMNIMNGGCHANWQGADFQEFMIAPYGASSFRESFEWGCEVYHALKALLKDKGMSVGVGDEGGFAPQVSSNREPLDLIVKAIEQAGLKAGPDVGIAADPASTEFYKNGKYVLNTEKRELTSAEMVAYYKDLVADYPFCLLEDGLAEDDWEGWKILNAELGQTIELVGDDLFVTNVERIQRGIDENCANSALIKLNQIGSLTETIAAIRLVIRKGWGAFVSHRSGETVDSFIADMVVGFDCGKIKTGAPARGERVEKYNQLLRIENTLGTAARYAGKNAYVRGVRF